The sequence ATCAAAGCATTCCTCAAAATGTATGCCGATCTCATTTTTTCTTCCAATCAGATCATTGATTTAGAGAATTTATGTAAAGCACTGGTTGAACGCACCACAGTTATTGCACAGCATGCCACGATTCATATTATTCCCACCGAATATTTTGAAATCCATCACCCTGCCGTGCAAGTTCCTTCTAAAGAGGAACTAGTTGGATTACTTGAACGCAATATGGAAGAAACAAACGATTCTGTCACACTGGAATCCTTAACGTTATTAAAAGAGGACTTGCATGCTCGCGCTCTTCCTGAGGCAGTAGTTCAAGGATTACTGAAAAATTTACGAACAGAATCTTCGTCAAAATGGACCGGCTATATTTATGAAGTATTTGTAAGAAATAATTAAAGGATTCTGTTCAAAAATGGATGAAAGAGCTGCTGATAAGTATGGTAGGAAAAAGAAAAACAATGCCAGCTGTAGCACGATGAAGTTAGTGCTACAGCCGGTTTATTTGGACTGCATTACAAGTTTCTATAGCAATGCTCGTTTCTGCTTATCGCTACCCGTGGTAATTGCAAGCAAAACTCTAGCGAAGCGGGCATTATTTTCATCCTCCCTGTAACCGGATCCCTCCACCATTAACCTGCACCCACCCGAATTTCAGCCGCTTTTGAAATAAAATTTCACCATAATAAAGTTTGCAAGGATTTGTTTAGGAGAGTGTATTCCTGAATACTAATTAACATACAGATGACCATGTGATATGTTGACCTTTTTCCAAAAAAGGCATAAGATTACCGTAAGTCTGACCATTTAGCCAAAAGTGAAACTATTTCATAAAAAGTATCACTTTTCCAATTGATACTTGACCGTCCGGATGGTATAGTAGGGTGACAGTCCGAATATTCTATTAAAGAAAAGGTGTTTATATGAGCCGAGTTTCAAGAAAGGTTGAGATTCTAAATGCCGCTTCCAAGGTTGTAAGTGAACGCGGTATATTCGAATTAACATTAGATGCCGTTGCCAAACAGGCCGGTATCAGTAAAGGCGGATTACTTTATCATTTCCCTTCCAAAGAAGCACTTGTAGAAGGAATGGTTCAGCATCTAGCTGTGAATTATCAAGAGAAAATAGAAGATAACGCAAAACAAGATCCAGAGGAAACAGGCAGATGGATCCGTTCCTATGTGGATGTTACCTTTAATCAAACCTATCAAAACAAAGATATGAACGCAGGTCTTCTTGCTGCCAAAGCCGTTAATCCAGATTTACTGGATCCCATCCGCAAGCTATATGAAGAATGGCAAGAACAGATCGAAAATGAAGGAATCGATCCAATGAAAGCTACCATTATCCGCCTCGCGACAGATGGAATCTGGTTAGCTGAACTTTTTGATATCTACCATATCGAAGAAGAAAAAAAACAAGAAATTTATAAAGTATTGCTATCATCAATTGATGAATAAGGATGAACATCTTTCCACGTACCGAAGACATGGAAAGGTGTTTTTTTTATGGATTGTGACAAAAAAATTACAAAATCATTTAAAAAATGATCGATCGCTTGCTATTAAAGCGATAAACCATGCAAAAAACTTTGCAAAACCCGCCTAAGTAAGCCTTTTCATCACAATACCAACTTGAAAGATTACCGTCCGGATGGTATAGTTTTGCTTGTGCCAAATTCGACATAAAAATTTCAAAGTCGACATATATTATCAAATAAAAAATTCTGAACGAAAAGGAGTTGTGAACATATGGCGAAGAAGATTATGCTGACAGCAGCAGTAACCGGCGCAGGAGACACAACGACAAAGAGTTCACATGTCCCTGTCACTCCGAAAGAAATTGCCGATGCAGCAATTGCCTCTGCAAAAGCAGGAGCAACAGTAGCCCATGTACATGCACGTGATCCAAAAACAGGTGGCATCAGTCACGATGTCAATCACTACCGTGAAATTGTAGATCGCATTCGCGACGCAGAAACAGATGTGATCATTAACATTACCTCTGGTGGAGGCGGCGATTTCATTCCGAGCTTGCAAACACCTGCAGCCGGTGGAGATGGTACCGATATGCAAACACCTGAGGAAAGACATCAGCCAGTTGGAGAATTACTCCCTGAAATGTGTACCCTTGATTGCGGATCGGTAAACTTCGGCAACATGATTTATATGAGCCCGACCGATTGGCTTCGTAAACAGGCTAAGCTTGTACAAGAAGCTGGTGTAAAACCTGAATTAGAATGTTTCGATACAGGACATCTTCGTTTTGCGAAACAATTAATCCAGGAAGGTCTGATTGATGATGACCCAATGTTTCAATTCTGCTTAGGAATACCTTGGGGAGCGGATGCAGATGTTGAAACAATGCTCTACATGAAAAATCGCCTTCCAGACAATGCACATTGGTCTGCTTTTGGAATTGGACGTATGCAGTTACCAATCGTGATGCAAACAGCATTGCTTGGCGGAAACGTAAGAGTAGGATTAGAAGACAATATTTATCTAAGTAAAGGTGTACTAGCTCGTAATGATCAGCTCGTTGATAAAGCGGCAAACATGCTTCATCAAAATGGCATCGAGATCATGACACCAGCTGAAGCGAGAGAGCAATATGGTTTACGAAACCCTAACGGAGGAGGCAAATAATGGCTGAAATCAAAAAAATAGCCGTCATCGGAACTGGCGTCATCGGTAATGGATGGATTGCGAGATTCCTTGCACAAGGACATGAAGTCATCGCGTTTGATCCTGCAGAAGGTGCAGAACAACGCACAAGAAAAGTAATCGATCAAGTATGGGCAGATCTTGAAAAATTAGGTACTGCTGAAAATGCATCAAAAGAACGTTTATCTTTTGTTCCTACGATTGAAGAAGCAGTAAAAGATGCCTATCTAATTCAAGAAAATGTACCAGAACGCGAACAACTGAAAAAAGACGTATTAGCATCCATTGACCAATATGCACAATCTGATGCGATTATTGGCTCAAGCACCTCAGGCATTATGCCATCTACTTTGCAAGCAGGGCTGACACATCCAGAACGTGTAATGGTAGCCCATCCGTTTAACCCTGTATATTTATTACCTCTAGTAGAATTGGTAGGCGGAAAAGAGACGAGCGAAGAAGCTTTAGAAGCAGCTAAAACTTTCTATGCATCGATCAACATGAAGCCACTAGTAATCCGCAAAGAAATCGAAGGTCATGTGGCGGACCGTTTAATGGAAGCATTGTGGCGTGAAGCGCTTCACCTGGTAAACGATGGCATCGTGACAACAGAAGAAGCAGATGCTGCTATTATTTATGGTGCCGGACTTCGCTGGGCACAAATGGGACCTTTCTTAACGTTCCACTTAGCTGGTGGGGATCAAGGAATGCGCCATATGCTCGAGCAATTCGGACCAGCACTTAAATTGCCATGGACGAAGTTAGAAGCGCCTGAATTAACAGATGAATTAAAAGAGAAAGTTATCGAAGGCTGTGAAAGTCACGCAGGCGATACTTCCATCACAGAATTAGAGCAAAAACGTAATGAGTTTTTAGTAAAATTACTAGATTTAGTGGAAGATTATTGGCCAGAGTCTAAAATTTAGTGATCGAGGGGGCTCTCCCCCTCATTACTGGAAATCCATTAGATATGAGGTGAAACCATGCCGAATAACTTCACATATAAAGACGTTGTCCGCAATGAATGGGTGGACTATAACGGTCATATGAATGACGCAGCCTATGCGAAAGTATTTAGCCTGGCAGTAGATGCATTAATTGACCATATCGGGCTGGATGAACAAGCCCGTAGGAAGTTAAGCTATTCCATTTTTACATTAGAAACACACATCTGCTACTTGCAGGAAGCACACGAAACACAAGAGATCAACGTAACCTTACAGTTATTAAACAAAGATGCAAAACGGCTTCACGTATTTTTTGAAATGTACGCGGGTGCTGATAATCAACAGCATCTCATTGCAACCAGTGAACAAATGCTGATGGGGATGGATATGGAGCAAGGAAGACCTGCACCTTTTCCAGAGACAATAGCAGAAGTTATCGACACAATATGGAACGACCATAAACATTTGGCAGCCCCTAAACAAGCAGGAAGACAAATCGGGATAAAATAAAACTTGATTCACATCGTTTTATTAATCGGCTCTTATCACCGTAACACGATAAGAGATGATGTCGGATGAAAAATAGAGGAGTATGTTTATGAATAAAATAGAAGTTAATCAGTTAACAAAAGTATTCGGTTCACATCCTCAACAAGGATTGAAACTGTTGAAAGATGGAAAACAAAAAGAACAAATATTAGAAGAAACCGGAATGACGGTAGGTGTAAGCCAATCTTCCTTCTCGGTAAAACCAGGTGAGATTTTCGTTATCATGGGTCTGTCTGGTAGTGGTAAATCAACGCTTATCCGTTTGGTAAACCGTCTGATCGAACCAACTGATGGGGAAGTATTCATCGACGGTGAAGACATTACCAAAATGGACAAAAAAACACTTACGGAAACAAGAAGACAGAAATTAGGAATGGTATTCCAGAAATTCGGTTTATTGCCACACCGTAACGTACTGCAAAACGTTGCTTACGGATTAGAGCTTCAAGGGATTTCAAAACAAGAGCGTGAAGAACGAGCGAAGCAAACACTTCAAGATGTCGGCCTTAAAGGCTATGAAGACAGTCTTCCAAGCCAGCTTAGTGGTGGTATGCAACAGCGTGTAGGTTTGGCTCGTGCTTTAACAAATGACCCCGACATCCTATTAATGGATGAAGCGTTCAGCGCATTAGACCCGATCATTCGTACCGAGATGCAAGATGAATTATTGAAACTGCAAAACAAACTAGGTAAAACCGTACTTTTCATTACACACGATTTAGACGAAGCATTGAAGCTTGGCGATCGCATCGCAATTATGAAAGATGGTCGCATTGTACAAGTTGGTACGGCGGAAGAAATCCTGGAGAACCCAGCTAATGATTATGTAACGAAATTCGTAAAAGACGTCGATCGCTCCAAAGTTCTTGAAGCATCTCACGTCATGAAAAAACCAAAAGTCCTAACAACATACAAAGACGGTCCACGTATGGCTGTCCGCAAAATGGAAGAAGCCGGTGTCTCCAGTATTTTTGTAGTAGACAAACAAGATAACTATAAAGGTATTCTTACGATCGATGACGCCATTCGCGCACATAAAGAAGGAATGACGATTGAAGAAGTACTCGTAGAAGAAGTATACACTACTGCACCAACCACTCCATTGGATGATTTAATCGGGATTGCCGCCGACACGAAGTATCCAATAGCAGTTCTTGAGGATGGCGTGTTGCTAGGTATTATTTCAAGAGTTTCTATTCTTTCTGGTCTCGTACTTGGAAAAGAAAAACCATCTGAGGAGGTGACGTCATGAATTACTTCGACTTACCGTTAGAACAATGGACGAACGATTTTGTAAATGGCTGGCTGCTTCCGGTAACCAGTGGTTTATTCGACCGTATCAGTGATTGGATTGGCGCTTTCATTGATGGTGTAACCAATCTGTTAATCTTCATCCCACCGGAAATTATCGCCATTGTATTAATCTTACTAGCATGGAAAACAGCCGGAAAAGGTGTGGCGTTATTCACACTGATTGGTACCATCTATCTAGGCTCTGTTGATTTATGGCCTGAATCCATGCAAACACTAGCGATCGTACTCGTTTCTACTATTATATCTGTAGTACTTGGTGTCCCGATCGGTATCTTAAGTGCGATGAATTCAGTAATAAATAAGATTGTTAAACCAATTTTGGATTTTATGCAGA is a genomic window of Gracilibacillus salinarum containing:
- a CDS encoding TetR/AcrR family transcriptional regulator, whose protein sequence is MSRVSRKVEILNAASKVVSERGIFELTLDAVAKQAGISKGGLLYHFPSKEALVEGMVQHLAVNYQEKIEDNAKQDPEETGRWIRSYVDVTFNQTYQNKDMNAGLLAAKAVNPDLLDPIRKLYEEWQEQIENEGIDPMKATIIRLATDGIWLAELFDIYHIEEEKKQEIYKVLLSSIDE
- a CDS encoding 3-keto-5-aminohexanoate cleavage protein; the encoded protein is MAKKIMLTAAVTGAGDTTTKSSHVPVTPKEIADAAIASAKAGATVAHVHARDPKTGGISHDVNHYREIVDRIRDAETDVIINITSGGGGDFIPSLQTPAAGGDGTDMQTPEERHQPVGELLPEMCTLDCGSVNFGNMIYMSPTDWLRKQAKLVQEAGVKPELECFDTGHLRFAKQLIQEGLIDDDPMFQFCLGIPWGADADVETMLYMKNRLPDNAHWSAFGIGRMQLPIVMQTALLGGNVRVGLEDNIYLSKGVLARNDQLVDKAANMLHQNGIEIMTPAEAREQYGLRNPNGGGK
- a CDS encoding thioesterase family protein; translated protein: MPNNFTYKDVVRNEWVDYNGHMNDAAYAKVFSLAVDALIDHIGLDEQARRKLSYSIFTLETHICYLQEAHETQEINVTLQLLNKDAKRLHVFFEMYAGADNQQHLIATSEQMLMGMDMEQGRPAPFPETIAEVIDTIWNDHKHLAAPKQAGRQIGIK
- a CDS encoding quaternary amine ABC transporter ATP-binding protein, with translation MNKIEVNQLTKVFGSHPQQGLKLLKDGKQKEQILEETGMTVGVSQSSFSVKPGEIFVIMGLSGSGKSTLIRLVNRLIEPTDGEVFIDGEDITKMDKKTLTETRRQKLGMVFQKFGLLPHRNVLQNVAYGLELQGISKQEREERAKQTLQDVGLKGYEDSLPSQLSGGMQQRVGLARALTNDPDILLMDEAFSALDPIIRTEMQDELLKLQNKLGKTVLFITHDLDEALKLGDRIAIMKDGRIVQVGTAEEILENPANDYVTKFVKDVDRSKVLEASHVMKKPKVLTTYKDGPRMAVRKMEEAGVSSIFVVDKQDNYKGILTIDDAIRAHKEGMTIEEVLVEEVYTTAPTTPLDDLIGIAADTKYPIAVLEDGVLLGIISRVSILSGLVLGKEKPSEEVTS
- a CDS encoding L-carnitine dehydrogenase, with translation MAEIKKIAVIGTGVIGNGWIARFLAQGHEVIAFDPAEGAEQRTRKVIDQVWADLEKLGTAENASKERLSFVPTIEEAVKDAYLIQENVPEREQLKKDVLASIDQYAQSDAIIGSSTSGIMPSTLQAGLTHPERVMVAHPFNPVYLLPLVELVGGKETSEEALEAAKTFYASINMKPLVIRKEIEGHVADRLMEALWREALHLVNDGIVTTEEADAAIIYGAGLRWAQMGPFLTFHLAGGDQGMRHMLEQFGPALKLPWTKLEAPELTDELKEKVIEGCESHAGDTSITELEQKRNEFLVKLLDLVEDYWPESKI